A genomic segment from Candidatus Saccharimonadales bacterium encodes:
- a CDS encoding divergent PAP2 family protein, whose translation MSSLNNPYIFVPFATWAIAQVAKFLLAAIRHHNRYDWRYLYASGGMPSAHSAVVSALAVTALVRNGFRSPIFGFSIVFAAIVMYDSFGVRRAAGEQAAAINAILDTLKRDKVGLAQGRLREILGHKPLEVTVGALTGIFLGLILNINALSTQVDWLTAFPTKPQADAYMVFGAILIIGTVIAAWWLRRRHRGSKIVRSFCKQLRLMGLVIGGLALILGFAGSQQALYLGWRLWFGLNMLVLGVWAITLTSLYWNRLPQQLRAEREQARIDGWLPKGKRKRRKR comes from the coding sequence ATGTCATCTCTGAATAATCCCTACATTTTCGTACCGTTTGCGACCTGGGCCATTGCTCAAGTTGCCAAGTTTTTGCTAGCCGCGATCAGGCATCACAATCGCTATGATTGGCGCTATCTGTATGCTTCCGGAGGAATGCCTAGCGCCCATTCGGCAGTGGTTTCGGCACTAGCAGTCACGGCCTTGGTTCGAAACGGCTTTAGAAGTCCAATTTTTGGATTTTCCATAGTCTTTGCCGCCATAGTCATGTACGACTCATTTGGTGTGCGCCGAGCTGCTGGTGAACAAGCCGCGGCTATTAATGCTATTCTGGACACCCTTAAACGCGATAAGGTTGGTCTGGCTCAAGGCCGCTTGCGCGAAATTTTGGGTCACAAACCGCTCGAAGTTACAGTTGGGGCACTGACTGGCATTTTTTTGGGCTTGATCTTAAACATTAATGCTCTTTCAACCCAAGTTGATTGGCTGACTGCCTTTCCCACCAAACCCCAAGCTGATGCTTATATGGTTTTCGGTGCCATCTTAATTATCGGAACCGTCATCGCGGCTTGGTGGCTGCGCCGCCGTCATCGGGGTTCCAAAATTGTTCGAAGTTTTTGCAAGCAGTTAAGACTGATGGGATTAGTAATTGGTGGGCTAGCGCTGATTTTGGGTTTTGCGGGTTCCCAACAAGCCCTCTACCTGGGTTGGCGACTGTGGTTTGGCTTAAATATGCTGGTTCTAGGCGTCTGGGCCATAACGCTAACCAGCCTTTATTGGAATCGCCTGCCGCAGCAGCTGCGGGCCGAGCGAGAACAAGCACGGATTGATGGTTGGCTGCCCAAAGGCAAACGTAAGCGCCGCAAAAGATAA